One part of the Dyadobacter sp. 676 genome encodes these proteins:
- a CDS encoding RNA polymerase sigma-70 factor, which translates to MMNGQDDLLLISLIKQGDNRALDCLFRKYYYSLCRFATYLNNRKDLAEEIVADVFFRIWEKRDTLTVEKNVRSYLFTATRHTCINYMKQEKYVMEELNDDIIGEMPGPDDELMYHELETRITDLINYLPQKRKAIFQLNRFEGFTYNEIAQILSLSAKTVENQMGKAIKQLKLLQKTYQV; encoded by the coding sequence ATGATGAACGGCCAGGATGATTTGCTTCTTATTTCCCTGATCAAACAAGGAGATAACCGGGCGCTGGATTGCCTTTTCCGGAAATATTATTACTCGCTATGCCGTTTCGCGACCTACCTCAATAACCGCAAGGACCTCGCGGAAGAGATCGTGGCCGACGTTTTTTTCAGGATATGGGAAAAGCGCGATACGCTGACGGTCGAAAAGAACGTCCGCTCGTACCTCTTCACCGCCACACGCCACACCTGTATCAACTACATGAAGCAGGAAAAATACGTCATGGAAGAGCTCAATGACGATATTATCGGGGAAATGCCCGGCCCGGACGACGAACTGATGTACCACGAGCTCGAAACCCGCATTACCGACCTCATTAACTATCTTCCGCAGAAAAGAAAGGCGATCTTCCAGCTCAACCGCTTCGAAGGTTTTACGTACAACGAAATCGCCCAAATCCTCTCCCTTTCCGCCAAAACAGTAGAAAACCAAATGGGCAAGGCTATTAAACAGCTGAAACTTCTGCAAAAAACTTATCAGGTTTAA
- a CDS encoding YceI family protein, which translates to MKSIKFFVASLAVALFVSSSVSADTDKKATSLKVNTAKSELTWLGKKVTGEHTGKISLKEGTIILDGAKLTGGKFVADLNSITCTDLTDKEYNGKLIGHLKSDDFFGVEKHPTATFVVTKATPKATGVYDVTGDLTIKGITKPVTFPVTVKTTASGAEATGKLVVDRSKYDIKYNSKSFFDNLGDKMIHDDFSIDVKLVAAK; encoded by the coding sequence ATGAAATCAATTAAATTTTTTGTCGCGTCTCTTGCCGTAGCATTGTTTGTATCTTCTTCTGTTTCAGCGGACACTGATAAAAAGGCAACCAGTCTGAAAGTGAACACCGCGAAAAGCGAGCTGACCTGGCTGGGTAAAAAAGTTACTGGCGAGCACACAGGTAAAATCTCCCTGAAAGAAGGAACGATCATCCTCGACGGCGCAAAACTGACCGGCGGTAAATTCGTTGCCGACCTGAATAGCATCACTTGTACGGACCTTACCGACAAAGAATACAACGGCAAACTGATCGGTCACCTGAAATCCGACGACTTCTTCGGCGTCGAGAAACATCCGACAGCAACTTTCGTGGTAACAAAAGCTACACCGAAAGCTACCGGCGTTTATGATGTCACCGGCGACCTGACTATCAAAGGTATTACCAAGCCTGTTACTTTCCCCGTGACTGTTAAAACTACCGCATCCGGCGCGGAAGCTACCGGTAAACTGGTTGTTGACCGTTCGAAATACGACATTAAATACAACTCGAAGTCATTCTTCGATAACCTCGGCGACAAAATGATCCACGACGATTTCTCTATCGACGTGAAACTGGTTGCTGCGAAATAA
- a CDS encoding MarR family transcriptional regulator produces the protein MSIETDIKQKKFRSPYQKLALNLVYTTKWLEYKQLESFKEHDITPQQYNVLRILRGQQGNPIKVSDITERMLDKSSNTSRLVDKLLAKNLAKRTSCESDRRAVDVVITEEGLELLKVLDPFIEDWENRFNIISEEEAEQISALLDKLREEHN, from the coding sequence ATGTCTATTGAAACTGATATAAAGCAGAAAAAATTTCGGAGCCCGTACCAAAAATTGGCGTTAAATCTGGTGTATACCACCAAATGGCTCGAATATAAGCAGCTTGAATCATTCAAGGAACACGACATTACGCCACAGCAATATAACGTGCTGAGGATATTGAGGGGACAACAAGGCAATCCGATCAAGGTGAGCGACATTACCGAGCGCATGCTCGACAAAAGTTCCAACACATCCCGGCTCGTCGATAAGCTGCTGGCGAAGAACCTGGCAAAACGGACTTCATGTGAAAGCGACCGTCGTGCCGTGGATGTCGTGATTACCGAAGAAGGGCTCGAACTGCTGAAAGTACTCGATCCGTTTATCGAGGACTGGGAGAACCGGTTCAATATTATTTCCGAGGAAGAGGCCGAGCAGATCAGCGCATTGCTCGATAAGCTCCGCGAAGAACACAATTAA
- a CDS encoding SMP-30/gluconolactonase/LRE family protein yields MKSGIISLCLIVLLTSTAMAQKSYPTMGKIIYEDPSFEKLLSKDARIEVLASGFEWSEGPVWVKEGGYLLFSDVPKNKVYKWDEKEGLSVFLEPSGYTGRGVYSDEPGSNGLIIDNKGRLVSCEHGDRRISAMPLSVGGKITLADNFEGKRFNSPNDIVQHSNGDYYFTDPPYGLAKKHEDPTREIPHFGVYRIHKDGKVTMQVSDLSRPNGLAFSPDSKTLYVAQSDPEKSIWMAYPIDASGNAGKGKLIYDATAMGKRGVPGLPDGLKIDRDGNLWSSGPGGMLIISPAGKLLGRIEMGELTSNCAWGNDGSTLYMTVDGYVCRVKTNTKGAGW; encoded by the coding sequence ATGAAATCCGGTATTATCTCCCTTTGTCTGATTGTCCTTCTGACCTCTACTGCTATGGCGCAAAAGTCGTATCCCACTATGGGCAAGATCATTTATGAAGACCCGTCTTTTGAAAAACTGTTGTCGAAAGACGCCAGAATCGAGGTGCTGGCCTCTGGGTTCGAATGGTCGGAAGGGCCGGTTTGGGTGAAGGAAGGCGGTTATCTGCTGTTTTCGGATGTCCCCAAGAACAAAGTTTACAAATGGGACGAAAAAGAGGGACTATCGGTGTTTCTGGAACCGTCGGGTTACACGGGTCGTGGTGTTTACAGCGACGAGCCCGGCAGCAATGGGCTGATCATCGACAATAAAGGCCGCCTGGTTTCCTGCGAGCATGGCGACCGCCGCATTTCGGCCATGCCATTGAGTGTGGGCGGCAAAATCACATTAGCGGATAACTTCGAGGGCAAGCGTTTCAACAGTCCCAACGACATTGTGCAGCACAGCAACGGCGATTATTACTTCACCGATCCGCCGTATGGCCTGGCAAAAAAGCACGAAGACCCGACCCGCGAAATCCCGCATTTCGGCGTGTACCGCATTCATAAAGACGGTAAAGTAACCATGCAGGTAAGCGACCTCAGCCGTCCTAATGGCCTCGCATTCTCTCCGGACAGCAAGACGCTCTACGTAGCGCAATCCGATCCGGAGAAGTCGATCTGGATGGCCTACCCCATCGACGCGAGCGGTAATGCAGGCAAAGGGAAGCTGATTTACGACGCCACAGCCATGGGCAAACGCGGCGTCCCCGGCCTGCCCGACGGCCTCAAAATTGACAGGGACGGCAACCTCTGGTCGTCGGGACCGGGCGGCATGCTCATTATCAGCCCTGCCGGCAAGCTGCTCGGCCGGATCGAGATGGGCGAGCTGACTTCCAACTGCGCCTGGGGCAACGACGGCTCTACATTATATATGACCGTCGACGGCTACGTGTGCCGGGTAAAAACCAATACCAAAGGGGCGGGCTGGTGA
- a CDS encoding GtrA family protein, with protein sequence MTQIKQNKIFNPKDIIAYFLVAGTGALIQLVSSSLIQDWFNISWSDSIVPSYIIGFFWGFTLTKLFAFDARRSNQTRREMVKFLMVSMVSLFITWAFTIGSSKVLVDYLGMEVYKVKFSFAKKEVNVTEMVCYVIGMGFSFVSNYILHKTFTFKSTGFYNRLKVLIR encoded by the coding sequence GTGACCCAAATCAAGCAGAACAAGATCTTTAATCCCAAAGATATCATTGCGTATTTTCTTGTTGCGGGCACCGGTGCTTTGATCCAGTTAGTTTCCAGCAGTCTCATTCAGGACTGGTTCAATATCTCCTGGAGCGATTCCATTGTACCATCTTATATCATCGGTTTCTTCTGGGGTTTCACATTAACGAAACTTTTCGCATTCGACGCACGGCGCAGCAACCAGACGCGCCGGGAAATGGTCAAATTCCTGATGGTTTCGATGGTTTCCCTCTTCATTACGTGGGCATTCACCATCGGTTCGTCGAAAGTACTCGTCGACTACCTGGGCATGGAGGTGTACAAAGTAAAGTTCTCTTTCGCCAAAAAAGAGGTGAATGTAACCGAAATGGTTTGTTATGTGATCGGGATGGGTTTCAGCTTCGTAAGCAACTATATCCTGCACAAAACCTTCACTTTCAAAAGCACCGGTTTTTACAACCGCCTTAAAGTCCTGATCCGCTGA
- a CDS encoding carbohydrate-binding family 9-like protein has translation MLKKFVLMGLLACGLTHRGLAANPVPDSSLTVKKTTDFKVNGEGTAPNWSAAQWFNITVQKGPRQTAPGRQFPTRVKILYSDKGMYFLFDCVDQKLTSTIMEDFGALFKEDVVEVFLWPDTSVPIYLEYELSPLNYELAILVPNIKGRAQGWKPWHYNERNRVQHETSAQGGQKKSMAAVEGWKAEFFIPFALMNPIANAAPKPGDRWRGNFYRIDYDGETAYYSWQKTGGSFHEFDKFGTLVFE, from the coding sequence ATGCTGAAAAAATTTGTTCTCATGGGACTGCTCGCCTGCGGCCTCACGCACCGGGGGCTCGCCGCTAACCCCGTCCCCGACTCTTCGCTGACCGTGAAGAAAACCACCGATTTCAAAGTTAACGGCGAGGGCACAGCGCCCAACTGGTCGGCCGCGCAGTGGTTCAACATTACCGTGCAGAAAGGCCCCAGGCAAACCGCACCCGGCCGGCAGTTCCCGACCCGCGTCAAAATCCTGTATTCCGACAAAGGCATGTACTTTCTTTTCGACTGCGTCGACCAGAAGCTTACCTCGACCATTATGGAAGACTTCGGCGCATTGTTCAAAGAGGACGTAGTGGAAGTATTCCTTTGGCCGGACACTTCTGTACCCATCTACCTCGAATATGAACTTTCGCCGTTGAATTACGAACTCGCTATCCTGGTCCCTAACATCAAAGGCCGCGCGCAAGGCTGGAAACCATGGCATTACAACGAAAGAAACCGTGTACAGCATGAAACCAGCGCGCAGGGAGGACAGAAGAAAAGCATGGCGGCCGTGGAGGGCTGGAAAGCCGAATTCTTCATTCCGTTCGCATTGATGAACCCCATTGCCAATGCAGCGCCTAAGCCCGGCGATCGGTGGCGCGGGAATTTCTACCGGATCGACTACGACGGCGAAACGGCCTATTATTCCTGGCAGAAAACCGGCGGCAGCTTTCACGAATTCGACAAATTCGGCACGCTGGTATTCGAATAG
- a CDS encoding DUF6814 family protein, with protein MSGLKKILGLLWIVSGPVIIVFLFMQAADKIGEAAEGIARTNTTLQWAIIILIFIPICTGLVIFGYYAWKGEYDHLPESSEEL; from the coding sequence ATGAGTGGTTTGAAAAAAATATTGGGGCTTCTCTGGATCGTGTCGGGGCCTGTCATCATCGTATTCCTTTTCATGCAGGCTGCCGATAAAATCGGCGAAGCGGCCGAAGGCATCGCCCGCACCAATACTACACTGCAATGGGCGATTATTATCCTGATTTTCATCCCGATCTGCACCGGACTGGTGATTTTCGGCTACTACGCCTGGAAGGGCGAGTACGACCATTTGCCGGAGAGCTCGGAGGAGCTTTGA
- a CDS encoding lactonase family protein — protein MKRTILSFIVLLSAMTAFAQKPKKEILYLGTYTQKGEGIYVYEFDRSNFSFKELQVLASKTSPSFLEFHPNKKYLYAANEGNSTVSAYAIDQTTGKLTALNTQPAQGRGPCHVSVDPKGRFIYLSNYGSGDLAVFRLNQDGSIGALADTIQDKGRPDQKPHMHSIIPSADGKYIYASDLGIDKIMVYSVDAQTGKLTPGSVPYAEVKAGDGPRHFAIHPNGNFGYSACELASVVNSFKIVKGSGALVPLERVTMLPAGFTGKSYAADIHFSPDGKFLYASNRGHESLAIYAVDAKTGKLTIAGHADTHGKHPRNFLIDAKGEFAIVTNRDNDNAVFFKRDAATGQLTYTGKEISAPTPVCVKQLFLN, from the coding sequence ATGAAACGGACTATTCTTTCATTCATCGTTTTATTATCGGCTATGACAGCTTTTGCCCAGAAACCCAAAAAGGAAATACTTTACCTCGGCACATATACGCAAAAAGGCGAGGGCATTTATGTATACGAATTCGACCGCAGCAACTTCTCCTTCAAGGAGTTGCAGGTATTGGCGAGCAAAACCAGCCCGTCGTTCCTCGAATTCCATCCTAATAAAAAGTACCTCTATGCAGCCAATGAGGGTAATAGCACCGTGTCGGCCTACGCCATCGATCAAACCACCGGCAAGCTCACCGCCCTGAACACCCAGCCTGCACAAGGCCGCGGCCCCTGTCATGTCAGCGTTGATCCAAAGGGCCGTTTTATTTATCTATCGAACTATGGCAGCGGCGATCTCGCAGTGTTCAGGCTGAACCAGGATGGCAGCATCGGTGCATTGGCGGACACTATCCAGGACAAAGGCCGCCCCGACCAGAAGCCGCATATGCATTCCATTATCCCGTCGGCCGACGGCAAATACATCTACGCTTCCGACCTGGGCATTGACAAGATCATGGTGTATTCTGTTGACGCGCAGACAGGTAAGCTCACGCCGGGCTCCGTCCCCTATGCCGAAGTGAAAGCAGGCGACGGCCCTCGCCATTTCGCCATTCATCCTAACGGAAACTTTGGTTATTCGGCTTGTGAGCTGGCTTCTGTTGTGAATTCTTTCAAAATCGTAAAGGGAAGCGGTGCATTGGTTCCATTGGAACGCGTTACCATGCTTCCCGCCGGCTTCACCGGGAAAAGCTACGCGGCCGACATCCATTTCTCACCTGACGGAAAATTCCTTTACGCCTCCAATCGCGGGCATGAGAGCCTCGCCATTTATGCTGTGGATGCCAAAACAGGTAAACTGACCATCGCGGGGCATGCGGATACCCACGGCAAACATCCGCGCAATTTCCTCATCGATGCGAAGGGCGAATTCGCGATCGTGACCAACCGGGATAACGACAACGCCGTGTTCTTCAAGCGCGACGCCGCCACCGGGCAATTGACTTATACCGGGAAAGAGATTAGTGCGCCTACGCCCGTGTGCGTCAAGCAACTGTTCCTTAACTAG
- a CDS encoding Maf family nucleotide pyrophosphatase — protein MIELQKPLILASNSPRRKQLLQEAGFTFTIEVLPTDESYPSDLPAGQVAGHISREKAGQFHSIRSDSLVLTADTVVIADHHILGKPADAPDAFRMIKMLSGRSHKVVTAISLLSDGTIETVADAAEVYFRNLEDWEINHYIDEYKPFDKAGSYGIQEWIGMIGIEKIEGSFYTIMGLPVHIVYQILKPHFR, from the coding sequence ATGATCGAACTCCAAAAACCCCTGATCCTCGCTTCCAACTCTCCAAGAAGAAAACAGTTATTGCAAGAAGCCGGCTTCACATTCACCATCGAAGTGCTTCCTACCGATGAAAGTTACCCGTCCGATCTGCCTGCCGGGCAAGTAGCAGGCCATATTTCAAGGGAAAAGGCCGGGCAGTTCCATAGCATCCGCTCCGACTCGCTGGTACTCACTGCCGACACGGTGGTAATCGCCGACCACCATATTTTGGGTAAACCGGCGGACGCCCCCGACGCATTCCGGATGATCAAAATGCTCTCAGGCAGAAGCCATAAGGTGGTGACGGCGATAAGTTTGCTGTCCGACGGCACTATCGAAACCGTCGCCGACGCCGCAGAAGTTTACTTCCGCAACTTGGAAGATTGGGAAATCAACCACTATATTGACGAGTATAAACCCTTCGATAAAGCCGGCTCCTATGGTATTCAGGAATGGATCGGGATGATTGGCATTGAAAAGATCGAAGGCTCGTTTTATACGATCATGGGCTTGCCTGTCCATATCGTTTACCAGATATTGAAACCGCATTTCCGCTAA
- a CDS encoding HD domain-containing protein, with product MNFKEQLTPYPVLEIVAAAAKELGVEAYIIGGFVRDLILKRNSKDIDIVSIGSGIELAEMVAARLGKDVFVSVFKNFGTAQIRQGDLEIEFVGARKESYRSESRKPAVEDGTLADDQNRRDFTINAMGISLNAGTFGELIDPFDGMSDLRKKIIRTPLDPEITFSDDPLRMMRAIRFASQLNFDIEPDTFEAIVNMKDRIGIVSMERISDELNKIILSKTPSYGFKLLYHAGLLAIIFPEMVELQGVEHIEGKGHKDNFYHTLQVLDNVSQVSDDLWLRWAAILHDIAKPATKKFDKRNGWSFHNHEEVGSRMVPVIFRRMKLPLNEKMRFVKKLVRLHLRPIVLSKDEITDSAMRRLLVEAGEDIEALMNLCRADITSKNPEKVRRFISNFDLVEQKLKDLEERDKLRNFQPVITGEMIMEAFGLKPAREVGIIKEAVREAILEGIIPNEYEPAFAFMIREGEKMGLKRT from the coding sequence ATGAATTTCAAAGAGCAATTGACACCATACCCGGTTCTGGAAATAGTTGCCGCGGCCGCGAAAGAGCTGGGTGTGGAGGCTTATATTATCGGTGGGTTCGTTAGAGATCTGATACTCAAACGAAACAGCAAGGATATCGACATCGTCTCTATCGGCAGCGGCATCGAGCTGGCCGAAATGGTGGCTGCACGGCTTGGAAAGGATGTTTTTGTGAGTGTTTTCAAAAATTTCGGTACTGCGCAGATCCGGCAGGGCGATCTTGAAATCGAATTCGTAGGCGCCCGCAAAGAATCTTATCGCTCGGAGTCGCGTAAGCCGGCCGTGGAAGACGGTACGCTCGCCGACGACCAAAACCGCCGCGATTTTACCATCAATGCGATGGGAATCAGCCTTAATGCCGGCACTTTCGGGGAGCTGATCGACCCGTTCGACGGGATGAGCGATCTCCGAAAGAAAATTATCCGCACGCCGCTCGACCCGGAAATTACATTTTCGGACGATCCGTTGCGCATGATGCGTGCGATCCGGTTCGCGAGTCAGCTTAATTTCGATATCGAGCCCGACACTTTCGAAGCGATCGTTAACATGAAAGACCGCATCGGCATTGTGTCGATGGAACGGATCTCCGATGAATTGAATAAAATTATCCTTTCCAAAACCCCTTCCTACGGTTTCAAATTACTCTATCATGCTGGCCTTCTCGCGATCATTTTTCCGGAAATGGTGGAATTGCAGGGCGTGGAGCATATCGAAGGCAAGGGGCATAAGGACAATTTTTACCATACATTACAAGTGCTGGATAACGTTTCGCAGGTTTCCGACGACCTTTGGCTACGCTGGGCGGCGATCTTGCACGACATCGCAAAACCCGCGACTAAAAAATTCGATAAGCGTAACGGCTGGTCGTTCCATAACCATGAGGAAGTAGGCTCGCGCATGGTGCCGGTCATTTTCCGGCGAATGAAACTGCCGCTGAACGAAAAAATGCGGTTTGTGAAAAAGCTGGTCAGGTTGCATCTGCGTCCGATCGTGCTTTCGAAAGACGAAATCACCGATTCGGCCATGCGGCGCCTGCTCGTAGAGGCCGGAGAGGATATCGAAGCGCTGATGAACCTGTGCAGGGCGGATATTACATCCAAGAACCCGGAAAAAGTAAGGCGCTTCATCAGCAATTTCGACCTGGTCGAACAGAAGCTCAAAGACCTCGAAGAGCGCGACAAGCTCCGCAATTTCCAACCGGTCATCACGGGGGAAATGATCATGGAGGCTTTCGGCCTGAAGCCCGCGCGCGAGGTGGGTATTATCAAAGAAGCGGTGCGGGAAGCGATTCTGGAAGGCATTATTCCCAACGAGTACGAGCCGGCTTTTGCATTCATGATCCGCGAAGGGGAAAAAATGGGACTGAAACGAACCTAA
- a CDS encoding globin yields the protein MEHQSLYERIGGDATLRQLTDKFYDLVFGHELISRLFKTDKDLIKEKQRLFLTQFLGGPQLYSEVYGHPMMRARHMPHTITEDDAVAWLQCMASAVESLPLSKELKDELFDRFPRTAFFMVNS from the coding sequence ATGGAACATCAGTCATTATACGAGCGCATCGGCGGCGACGCGACGCTCCGGCAGCTCACCGATAAATTTTACGACCTGGTATTCGGGCACGAGCTCATTTCGAGGCTTTTTAAAACCGATAAAGACCTTATCAAGGAAAAGCAGCGTCTTTTCCTCACGCAATTCCTCGGCGGCCCGCAGCTTTATTCGGAGGTTTACGGACATCCTATGATGCGCGCCCGCCACATGCCGCACACCATCACCGAAGACGATGCCGTAGCCTGGCTGCAATGCATGGCCAGTGCCGTGGAGTCGCTGCCGCTGAGCAAAGAATTGAAGGACGAGCTGTTTGACAGGTTTCCCCGGACGGCGTTTTTTATGGTGAATAGCTAG
- a CDS encoding alpha-amylase family glycosyl hydrolase, with protein MPADKPTNIPKVCYEIFVRSFCDSNGDGIGDLNGIISKLDYLADLGIEAIWLTPIHPSPSYHKYDVTDYYAIEPEYGTMDDFRRLLAGAHRRGMAVYLDLIVNHTSTLHPWFREARKSKDNPYREFYWWMTQDQIDHLGISERETSDDSQVVYPWHTNPGDDEKYYGLFYKGMPDLNYHSEALREEIAKIVRFWLNDIGVDGFRLDAARHIYPEWDREQSVTFWDFFSKIVAKANPTAFTVGEVWADTEEVAPYFRHLNATFHFDLSFALQRMLVAGRDEQLIDKLIASFNLFQKYNPLFVNAIMLTNHDQERIGSVVNGNTAKIKLAASILLTLPGQPYLYYGEEIGMLGSKPDPYIREPFLWTADPDDPQLARWIKPQFTTPKTVAPLSAQIHDESSVFNHYKSLLHLRKTEPALAQVLAPNLQPVRLGNDELLAYFRPHADRSLMVIHNLGEHEVEFTIPEDKSLFTEVLFSTDPPHEKQLTTNRLSPHSSIILAPARVSAKPENQ; from the coding sequence ATGCCCGCAGACAAGCCCACCAATATCCCAAAAGTTTGTTATGAGATATTTGTCCGTTCGTTCTGCGACTCGAATGGCGACGGTATCGGCGACCTCAACGGCATTATCTCGAAACTGGACTACCTGGCCGACCTCGGTATCGAGGCGATCTGGCTCACGCCGATCCACCCTTCGCCCAGCTACCACAAATACGACGTCACGGATTACTACGCCATCGAGCCCGAATACGGCACCATGGACGATTTCCGGCGGCTTCTCGCAGGTGCGCACCGGCGGGGCATGGCCGTTTACCTCGACCTGATCGTGAACCACACCAGTACATTGCACCCGTGGTTCAGGGAGGCCCGCAAAAGCAAGGATAACCCCTACCGTGAATTTTACTGGTGGATGACCCAGGACCAGATCGATCACCTGGGCATTTCTGAACGTGAAACTTCCGACGACTCGCAGGTGGTTTACCCCTGGCACACCAATCCGGGCGACGATGAGAAATACTACGGCCTGTTTTACAAAGGAATGCCCGATCTTAATTATCATTCGGAGGCACTGCGTGAGGAAATCGCGAAAATTGTGCGTTTCTGGCTGAACGATATCGGCGTCGACGGCTTTCGCCTGGATGCGGCGCGACACATTTATCCCGAGTGGGACCGGGAACAGAGCGTCACTTTTTGGGACTTTTTCTCCAAAATCGTGGCGAAGGCCAATCCCACCGCATTTACCGTCGGGGAGGTGTGGGCCGACACCGAGGAAGTTGCGCCTTATTTCCGGCACCTCAACGCCACCTTCCATTTCGATCTCAGTTTTGCGCTCCAACGTATGCTCGTAGCCGGACGCGACGAACAGCTCATTGACAAGCTGATAGCCAGTTTCAATTTATTTCAAAAATACAACCCGCTATTTGTCAATGCAATCATGCTCACCAATCACGATCAGGAGCGCATCGGCAGCGTGGTCAATGGCAATACCGCGAAGATCAAGCTCGCGGCAAGTATCCTGCTCACATTACCCGGCCAGCCCTATTTGTATTATGGTGAGGAGATCGGAATGCTCGGTTCCAAACCCGATCCCTATATCCGCGAGCCGTTTCTCTGGACGGCCGACCCGGACGATCCACAACTGGCCCGCTGGATCAAACCTCAATTTACTACCCCGAAAACAGTGGCGCCCCTATCGGCACAAATCCACGACGAATCCTCTGTTTTCAATCATTACAAAAGCCTCCTGCATCTGCGCAAAACGGAGCCCGCGCTGGCCCAGGTACTTGCGCCCAACCTGCAACCTGTACGTCTGGGTAACGACGAGCTGCTGGCCTATTTCCGGCCGCATGCCGACCGCTCGCTGATGGTCATTCATAACCTCGGGGAGCATGAAGTTGAATTTACAATACCGGAAGATAAGTCGCTGTTTACGGAAGTGCTGTTTTCGACAGATCCTCCGCACGAAAAGCAACTGACCACAAACCGGTTATCCCCACATTCCAGCATCATCCTGGCCCCGGCAAGGGTCTCCGCAAAACCCGAAAACCAGTAG
- a CDS encoding type I restriction enzyme HsdR N-terminal domain-containing protein: protein MESLNLPGFAHKVKQVNGKPHIFDIIRRKFVTLTPEEWVRQHFIHLLITHYGYPKSLFAVETGLQYNTLAKRTDIMVLSNNALPFLLVECKAPFVRVTDATFAQISRYNFTLQPQYLAVTNGMAHYCFQAVNGQIHFMDDFPKYRDFNQ, encoded by the coding sequence ATGGAATCATTGAACCTTCCCGGATTCGCCCACAAAGTTAAGCAGGTTAACGGGAAACCGCATATTTTCGATATTATCCGCAGGAAATTCGTCACGCTCACGCCGGAGGAATGGGTGCGCCAGCATTTCATCCATTTGCTCATCACACATTATGGTTACCCCAAATCGCTTTTTGCGGTAGAAACCGGCCTGCAATACAATACACTCGCCAAGCGTACCGACATCATGGTGCTTTCCAACAATGCATTGCCGTTCCTGCTGGTGGAATGCAAGGCGCCGTTCGTACGTGTAACGGACGCTACTTTTGCCCAGATCAGCCGCTATAATTTCACATTACAACCCCAATACCTGGCCGTTACCAACGGAATGGCGCATTACTGCTTCCAGGCAGTGAACGGACAGATACATTTCATGGACGATTTTCCTAAATACCGCGATTTTAACCAATGA